Proteins encoded within one genomic window of Lysinibacillus louembei:
- a CDS encoding YczE/YyaS/YitT family protein, with the protein MKYIFYLIGIMMLTLGISLTIQSNLGTSPFDALLVGLSIHVGLTVGSWEIVIAILLIGCNAILARQRPEFLGLVTAFITGVGIDLWLFLWRDTLMPTVWYTQAICFIVGLVIIGLGTAIYLYVNFAPIPIDRLTLLLQKLMKTNLLIARTLIYFVFLVLAMLFHGPIGIGTVLTVCLGGFLLHFFMPYTEKALSRFVT; encoded by the coding sequence ATGAAGTATATTTTTTATCTGATAGGTATTATGATGTTAACACTTGGTATTTCTTTAACGATTCAATCCAATTTAGGGACATCCCCCTTTGACGCATTGCTAGTAGGATTATCTATACATGTAGGATTGACGGTTGGCAGCTGGGAAATTGTTATTGCGATACTACTGATAGGCTGTAACGCGATTTTAGCGAGGCAAAGACCAGAATTTTTAGGTTTAGTAACAGCATTCATTACAGGGGTTGGTATTGATTTGTGGCTTTTTTTATGGCGTGATACGTTAATGCCAACAGTATGGTATACCCAAGCAATTTGCTTTATCGTTGGCTTAGTTATAATAGGGTTAGGCACAGCTATTTATTTGTATGTTAATTTTGCCCCGATTCCTATTGATCGGCTTACATTGCTTCTTCAAAAATTAATGAAAACAAATTTGCTAATAGCCAGAACGTTAATTTATTTTGTATTTCTAGTGCTAGCGATGCTATTTCATGGCCCTATTGGCATTGGAACAGTGTTAACCGTTTGCCTAGGTGGCTTTCTTCTTCATTTCTTTATGCCCTACACAGAAAAAGCTTTGAGCCGCTTTGTTACATAA
- a CDS encoding multidrug effflux MFS transporter → MKKNIENKAPSLLLLIVLVGFPQISETIFSPSLPSIAEAFEASMSDAQLTMSVYFIAFAFGVFFFGRLSDKIGRRKAMIYGLFLYFVGNIFCLVANEMVVLLIARSIQAFGASAGSVVTQTILRESFSGIERHKLFAQISAALAFTPALGPLIGGFTDYYFGFKVVFWVLVVMSVIVFCYAFLRLPETMLTTIDTKPFIPIIKRMITNARLWRYSILIGGINGVLFSYYAEAPFIFTKYFTLTSAMYGFLGIIVALSSIAGAMLSKRLVSHTKPEKIIVCGLAIMLIGTTLATSVHFLPITLQMTIMIVSVFIILFGTGIALPNCLSLALIDFQDVIGSAGAIFSLSYYLLVSATIYGMSVFHNGTLLAMPLYFLALGIVMLFISLPLLYKKRCDI, encoded by the coding sequence TTGAAGAAAAACATCGAAAACAAAGCACCTAGCTTATTATTACTGATTGTATTAGTAGGCTTCCCACAAATTAGTGAAACCATTTTTAGCCCATCATTACCTTCTATCGCAGAAGCGTTTGAAGCTTCTATGAGTGATGCACAGCTTACGATGAGTGTGTACTTTATCGCTTTTGCCTTCGGGGTATTTTTCTTTGGGCGTTTATCCGATAAAATCGGTCGTCGCAAGGCAATGATTTATGGGCTGTTTTTATATTTTGTTGGTAACATATTTTGTTTAGTAGCAAATGAAATGGTAGTTTTATTAATAGCACGTTCTATTCAAGCGTTTGGTGCAAGTGCTGGCTCAGTTGTGACACAAACGATTTTACGCGAAAGTTTTTCTGGCATTGAGCGACATAAATTGTTCGCTCAAATTTCAGCTGCCCTTGCCTTCACACCTGCCCTTGGTCCGTTAATTGGTGGCTTTACCGATTATTATTTTGGCTTTAAAGTCGTATTTTGGGTGTTAGTCGTTATGAGTGTTATTGTATTTTGCTATGCGTTTTTACGCTTACCTGAAACAATGCTTACTACAATCGATACGAAGCCTTTCATACCGATAATAAAACGCATGATTACAAATGCCCGTCTATGGCGCTATAGCATATTAATAGGCGGTATTAACGGTGTATTATTTAGCTACTATGCCGAAGCACCGTTTATTTTTACAAAATACTTTACACTGACAAGTGCAATGTATGGTTTTTTAGGTATTATCGTTGCGCTCTCTTCTATCGCAGGTGCGATGCTATCTAAACGACTCGTTAGCCATACAAAACCTGAGAAGATTATCGTATGTGGGTTAGCTATTATGCTCATCGGTACAACACTAGCCACATCGGTACATTTTTTGCCGATTACATTACAAATGACAATTATGATTGTTAGCGTGTTCATTATTTTATTTGGTACAGGGATCGCTTTACCAAATTGTTTAAGCTTAGCACTCATTGATTTTCAAGACGTCATTGGTTCTGCGGGTGCGATATTTAGCTTAAGTTATTATTTACTCGTCAGTGCTACAATCTATGGGATGAGTGTTTTTCATAACGGAACACTCCTTGCGATGCCACTATATTTTTTAGCATTAGGGATTGTTATGCTTTTCATAAGCTTGCCCTTACTTTATAAAAAAAGATGCGATATTTGA
- a CDS encoding GNAT family N-acetyltransferase has translation MQIQKLKQTKVNEVFAHFKNVKGDFLLNNLDNDSFVIGISADKNEKILGLVLAEYKELNRMGIIYSVNVRENSQNTNMEEKLLKFAEKELKAKGAKVLYTNIFPETSPNMKFTLRKQSWMPPALDKTHFIISVKDMNQEKWIETSTFPEGFSIKSLNQIHETELEPLRNANWYPKHLSPLEDFQFGETSPQTSFWVYFKGEIVGWILSKNINNEYLVVTSLFIKEDCRSHYILRPLLGEVIKNQLQLHIPYTHFDVRNQDNKVLKFFKRFFRRYIYQTIEIHSSYKILRP, from the coding sequence ATGCAAATTCAAAAATTAAAGCAAACAAAAGTAAATGAAGTATTCGCACATTTTAAAAATGTGAAGGGTGATTTTTTATTAAATAATTTAGACAACGACTCCTTTGTTATAGGCATTTCAGCGGATAAAAATGAGAAAATACTTGGGCTTGTCTTAGCGGAATATAAAGAGCTAAATAGGATGGGCATCATTTATTCGGTCAATGTTAGAGAGAACTCGCAAAATACAAACATGGAAGAAAAGCTATTGAAGTTTGCCGAAAAGGAACTGAAGGCAAAAGGAGCTAAAGTTTTATACACCAATATTTTTCCTGAAACAAGCCCAAATATGAAATTTACATTAAGAAAGCAGTCGTGGATGCCACCAGCTTTAGATAAGACGCATTTTATTATTAGTGTGAAGGATATGAACCAAGAAAAATGGATTGAAACGAGCACTTTTCCTGAAGGTTTCTCTATTAAAAGCTTGAATCAAATTCATGAAACAGAGCTAGAACCCTTACGTAATGCCAATTGGTATCCTAAGCATTTATCACCCTTAGAGGATTTTCAATTTGGTGAAACGAGCCCACAAACAAGCTTTTGGGTTTACTTTAAAGGAGAAATCGTTGGGTGGATCTTAAGTAAAAATATCAATAATGAATATTTAGTTGTTACATCTCTCTTTATTAAAGAGGATTGTAGAAGTCATTATATTTTACGTCCATTATTGGGGGAGGTAATAAAAAATCAACTCCAACTTCACATACCTTATACTCATTTTGATGTGAGGAATCAAGATAACAAGGTATTAAAATTTTTTAAACGTTTTTTTAGACGTTATATTTATCAGACAATAGAAATTCATAGTTCGTATAAAATATTAAGACCGTAA
- a CDS encoding zinc-dependent alcohol dehydrogenase family protein has translation MKAKYIAFHEFGEPASVLTVTETTVEPPASDEVLVRMLARPINPSDLIPIKGAYAHRIPLPTIPGYEGVGIVEDVGTNVNKNLIGQRVLPLRGEGTWQDYVKAPAALAIPIPKTIDSFTAAQMYINPITAWVICTEVLKLKPTDTLVVNACGSAIGHVFAQLSKVLGFRLIAITRAAIHTEQLLALGAAHVICSEHAVREKIMTLTNGLGASAAIDSIGGAAGTELAFSLRPQGQFLTIGLLSGIQVDWTKIAKDAQANAAIFHLRHWNKKISIAHWQNTFNQLMTLIEQGQLSFMPAVATYDLANVKEAVQHVEAAKRKMGKIFLV, from the coding sequence ATGAAAGCAAAATATATCGCATTTCATGAGTTTGGTGAACCAGCAAGTGTGTTAACTGTAACAGAAACAACTGTTGAACCACCAGCAAGTGACGAGGTGCTTGTACGCATGCTAGCAAGGCCCATCAACCCTTCTGATTTAATTCCGATTAAGGGAGCCTATGCTCATCGCATTCCCTTGCCAACAATCCCAGGCTATGAAGGTGTTGGGATTGTAGAAGATGTTGGGACAAATGTGAATAAAAATTTAATTGGGCAGCGCGTACTACCACTAAGAGGTGAGGGCACTTGGCAGGACTATGTAAAGGCGCCTGCTGCACTCGCCATTCCTATTCCCAAAACAATCGATAGCTTTACAGCTGCGCAAATGTATATTAATCCAATTACTGCATGGGTCATTTGTACGGAGGTGCTAAAGCTAAAGCCAACAGATACACTCGTTGTCAATGCATGTGGCTCTGCGATTGGACATGTTTTCGCGCAATTATCGAAGGTGCTTGGCTTTCGCTTAATTGCCATTACACGAGCAGCTATACATACGGAGCAGCTATTAGCACTAGGCGCTGCTCATGTCATTTGCTCAGAGCATGCTGTTCGAGAAAAAATAATGACATTAACGAATGGACTAGGGGCAAGTGCCGCTATTGATTCAATTGGTGGGGCAGCAGGAACAGAGCTAGCCTTTTCCTTACGTCCACAAGGTCAATTTTTAACAATTGGTCTGCTATCAGGTATACAAGTCGATTGGACAAAAATTGCAAAGGACGCACAAGCAAACGCTGCAATCTTCCATTTGCGTCATTGGAATAAAAAAATCTCTATCGCTCACTGGCAAAACACGTTCAATCAATTAATGACATTAATTGAACAGGGGCAATTAAGCTTTATGCCCGCCGTTGCCACATATGATTTAGCTAATGTCAAAGAGGCTGTACAGCATGTGGAAGCCGCTAAAAGGAAAATGGGTAAAATTTTTTTAGTTTGA
- a CDS encoding nucleoside-diphosphate sugar epimerase — protein MLKIKQIDFIKTVYDDSMSHNIFSIANITFSNYEPIYGALLYWCRNTTKSEYTPEGDYKFFYDMANVTYFASVKFPKHVRLTRDQKQELAYILLEERGSIGSYSFPTHSNRRKYDIQKEFEALTFPENFNPEMIEPTLKQISMKQVLEIQQQHPDFSKRFIRQYIQWRSRASQMHPNDLQPYLSVISFAHICLTNPYLTEQYLIEHLDQLSPSLQYNYPVLNRLTGSFKRYFIDFLQTRQVPLNEDFANYVEQFINDDNFYASQEVHYMELDELEEEMDLQFFEYDVGPNKWSGSEHLVKGIPSLACQKYDSHGFKRKTNKEMDEMIASFSEVQLDLLCAVLEPHWLHRYRNQLNWTKICRYNRYLAEDFIVAHIKFIDFEALGEHTSCQLSEEFMLKYMKRFNHKHPVPLVLRHLTVPLYEAYKDMIKVDLQLLQEYRTLIAEEDLQQLQKLLSE, from the coding sequence ATGCTAAAAATTAAACAAATTGATTTTATAAAAACGGTTTATGATGACTCGATGTCACATAATATTTTTTCCATTGCTAATATTACCTTTTCTAATTATGAGCCAATTTATGGTGCATTGCTTTATTGGTGCCGCAATACAACAAAAAGTGAATATACACCTGAAGGGGATTATAAATTCTTTTACGATATGGCAAATGTTACGTATTTTGCTTCTGTGAAATTTCCGAAGCATGTACGTTTAACGCGCGATCAAAAGCAGGAGCTTGCTTATATATTGCTAGAGGAACGAGGTTCCATCGGGTCATATAGCTTCCCAACACATAGTAATCGTCGAAAATATGATATTCAAAAGGAATTTGAAGCGCTCACTTTCCCGGAAAATTTTAATCCAGAAATGATTGAGCCAACGTTGAAGCAAATATCCATGAAACAGGTATTGGAAATTCAGCAACAGCATCCTGATTTCAGCAAACGTTTTATTAGACAGTATATTCAGTGGCGTTCACGTGCATCGCAAATGCATCCAAATGATTTACAGCCATATTTATCAGTAATTAGCTTTGCACATATATGCTTAACAAATCCATATTTAACGGAGCAATATTTAATTGAGCATTTAGACCAACTGTCACCATCATTGCAATATAACTATCCTGTATTAAATCGTTTAACAGGCTCCTTTAAGCGCTATTTCATTGATTTTTTACAGACACGTCAAGTACCATTAAACGAGGACTTTGCTAATTATGTGGAGCAGTTTATTAACGATGATAACTTTTATGCAAGCCAGGAAGTTCATTATATGGAGCTAGACGAGCTTGAAGAGGAAATGGATTTACAATTTTTTGAATATGATGTTGGCCCAAATAAGTGGAGCGGTAGCGAGCATTTAGTGAAAGGTATCCCATCTTTGGCATGCCAAAAATATGATTCACATGGCTTTAAACGAAAAACAAATAAAGAAATGGACGAGATGATCGCTTCATTTAGCGAGGTACAATTAGATTTGCTTTGTGCTGTTCTGGAGCCGCATTGGCTACATCGTTATCGCAATCAATTAAATTGGACAAAAATTTGCCGATATAATCGCTATTTAGCGGAGGATTTTATTGTTGCACATATTAAATTTATTGATTTTGAAGCGCTCGGTGAGCATACAAGCTGCCAGCTATCTGAGGAGTTTATGTTGAAGTATATGAAACGCTTTAACCATAAACACCCTGTGCCGCTCGTATTGCGCCATTTAACAGTACCTCTTTATGAGGCATACAAAGATATGATTAAAGTGGATTTGCAGCTTTTGCAGGAATATCGCACTTTGATTGCGGAGGAAGACCTGCAGCAATTGCAAAAGCTGTTGTCGGAATAA
- a CDS encoding MarR family winged helix-turn-helix transcriptional regulator: MTEILREIGMIARALDSISNIEFKEYDLTKGQYLYLVRICENPGIIQEKLAEMIKVDRTTAARAIQKLETNGFIEKRNDEHNKKIKKLFPTTKGKTIFPIIKRENDHSNNIALTGFSTEEAEQIFQLLKRVRENVEIDWELVKKGHKRNY; encoded by the coding sequence ATGACAGAAATTCTTCGTGAAATTGGCATGATTGCTAGAGCACTAGATTCCATTAGTAATATTGAATTCAAGGAATATGATTTAACCAAAGGTCAATATTTGTACCTTGTACGAATATGTGAAAATCCAGGTATTATTCAAGAAAAGCTAGCTGAAATGATTAAAGTAGACCGAACGACCGCAGCTCGTGCGATTCAAAAGCTAGAAACGAATGGCTTTATTGAAAAAAGAAATGATGAGCACAATAAAAAAATTAAAAAGCTGTTTCCAACAACTAAAGGAAAAACGATATTTCCGATCATTAAAAGAGAAAATGATCACTCAAACAACATCGCGTTAACAGGCTTCTCAACTGAGGAAGCAGAGCAAATTTTCCAGCTGCTAAAAAGAGTTCGGGAAAATGTAGAGATAGACTGGGAGCTCGTCAAAAAAGGTCATAAAAGAAACTACTAA
- a CDS encoding S-layer homology domain-containing protein yields MKKKKNFNKIMTSTITASVVVSTLATGAPNANAAEATFKDVQSDAYFYEAVNSLHARHIISGYEDGTFRPNETLTRAQVAKIIALALNLDTTNITDPEFKDVSKGHSAYKYIAALANKGIITGFEGEYKPNHPVTRAQAAKILSLAYSFDIKDSQQLVFTDVKQGDWFKNYVGALIENDITTGTTPTTFSPNKSVTRGQIAAFVYRSESQLTPVQVNETIATITNETLVTSERTYTLSDEQKKWINPSNLAALEGARLALTSKGNKIEKIQSVELIAKGTSSTDTANPYANHVVFDGNGASIDANVTVNGDYITIKNITIKADFHVGQGVENSFFSEFLKVEGKTTIDDSLQIAKLASTNPVPVAINNARGRVVFSEFQLGDVGIDKNADVIFLGTSTTVGEIIVNSNVMLTANSLSRVVIAPGATDVTINSNVSTLEIRNKESKVTIGAEMRIGNLILPSGLKPTDVIQNYDAIKERIELINGRKDSEPTPAVPSGGGGSGITDTTAPAAVSGVTGSSLDTNPLALGGLQNSISWTASTASDLSYYEVFRSTNSNGTTGATKVSSNIGKGVTTFTDTSVVAGTIYYYTVYAVDTSNNRSAISNVAMVTTVTDSFALAPAAPTGLQGVSPTLAGNDGKITGLDAGKTYQYKQIIDTNWVDVPLLATEITGLSAGIYEVRFAANGSTPASLSTPVSVPSAGQSQAPSSIQLINYETPGNDVVAVPTLPIGSIINVYDASTNGNIIGSLTVTTVSQFNMVNILGGFPLGLDKVYVTVTESGKTESARVEKGVPTTFPNAPAINDITVTDNAFGADTVKVKLPSPISDYIITVYDVLGNQLTWSLLPDGIDEKTISIFSGFANGTTEIDVAIVKVADNGTQYAESLRTRMSVEALGTLTVTSLDDPLSNDKVTITVTESADAGNEFAYKVFDDVVAVMTGKPSFNTDVSSWDALPPDGKITAAAGKFVVVVERTTTDKLARKMGQVIANTVANNPLLETVTIDGKDGVSSQDGQMETIRLKFSANIDPATVNINSFTIPGYTVESIKVTDKNGRTPLLSDGVTPDSRHTQGENQYITIRVAPVTGTHFTPTVIQNPSVSIVDMNGVHITGINVTAVDQAAPVIISSAFVDNDGSNNVNAGDKLTVTFSEEVNVNSGNLVELVDDFTLSNQTNPTFAFANDDIFALSGNTVTVTLGATTVSKIEPNTTITISDNGNNISLRDAASNKAKPQKEFVDENSYSISKTIDITNIPLSTLPAPTAIKAQGTNAGTIKLTGLTSSVTYEYIVDDSATTSASTNWAGAVTAPLIGITEIDNIQINAGQYVHIRVAAPPGQPTNAIQDIGQIELIDIKPAAAPDIYTSLPSNAGFTKLYNFDSNQSYEYFVDNNNSAADNAPEWATATPITGVPSLEIQASSPQYIHIRIKATAEKPASYIKSLPGVATPP; encoded by the coding sequence ATGAAAAAGAAGAAAAATTTTAATAAAATTATGACATCTACAATTACGGCATCAGTTGTAGTCAGTACTTTAGCGACAGGCGCACCAAATGCTAATGCAGCCGAAGCGACATTCAAGGACGTGCAGTCAGATGCTTACTTTTACGAGGCTGTGAATAGTTTGCATGCACGTCATATTATTAGTGGCTATGAGGATGGCACATTCCGTCCAAATGAAACGCTAACGCGAGCACAGGTAGCGAAAATCATTGCACTTGCATTAAATTTGGATACAACAAACATCACAGATCCAGAATTTAAAGATGTATCGAAGGGGCACAGTGCCTATAAATATATCGCGGCTTTAGCCAATAAGGGAATTATTACAGGGTTTGAAGGAGAATACAAACCAAATCATCCTGTCACTCGTGCACAGGCAGCGAAAATTCTCTCTTTAGCCTATAGTTTCGACATAAAGGATTCACAGCAGCTCGTATTTACAGATGTGAAGCAAGGTGATTGGTTTAAAAATTATGTTGGTGCATTGATTGAAAATGACATCACAACTGGTACGACGCCAACAACATTTTCGCCTAATAAAAGTGTGACTCGTGGGCAAATAGCCGCGTTCGTTTATCGTAGTGAAAGCCAGCTCACACCTGTGCAAGTAAATGAAACAATAGCTACGATTACAAATGAAACTCTCGTTACATCTGAAAGAACATACACGCTTTCAGACGAACAAAAGAAATGGATAAACCCTAGTAATTTAGCAGCTCTAGAAGGAGCTAGATTAGCATTAACATCAAAGGGCAATAAAATCGAAAAAATACAATCTGTTGAACTTATTGCAAAGGGTACATCAAGTACAGATACAGCTAATCCCTATGCAAATCACGTTGTATTTGATGGAAACGGTGCAAGCATTGATGCGAATGTCACAGTAAATGGTGACTATATCACCATCAAAAATATCACAATTAAAGCGGATTTCCATGTGGGCCAAGGTGTTGAAAATTCTTTCTTTTCTGAATTTTTGAAAGTAGAAGGGAAAACAACGATTGATGATTCCTTACAAATAGCAAAGCTTGCTTCAACAAATCCTGTCCCTGTAGCTATCAATAATGCGAGAGGCAGAGTTGTTTTCAGTGAATTCCAGTTGGGTGATGTGGGAATCGATAAAAATGCAGATGTTATTTTCCTTGGAACATCTACAACAGTAGGAGAAATCATTGTTAATAGCAATGTCATGTTAACTGCTAACAGCTTGTCTAGGGTTGTTATTGCTCCAGGTGCTACTGATGTTACGATTAACTCAAATGTGAGCACTCTTGAAATCAGGAATAAAGAGTCAAAAGTAACGATAGGAGCAGAAATGAGAATCGGTAATCTAATCCTTCCGTCAGGATTAAAGCCTACTGATGTCATTCAAAACTATGATGCTATAAAAGAAAGAATCGAACTAATTAATGGAAGAAAGGATTCAGAGCCTACACCTGCAGTGCCTTCAGGAGGTGGTGGTAGTGGAATAACAGACACAACAGCACCAGCCGCAGTGTCAGGGGTCACTGGGTCAAGTCTAGATACAAACCCTCTAGCACTAGGTGGCTTGCAAAACAGCATTTCTTGGACAGCTAGTACAGCATCTGACCTTTCATATTATGAAGTATTTCGATCAACTAATTCAAATGGCACTACTGGCGCAACAAAAGTAAGCAGTAATATTGGAAAAGGAGTAACAACATTTACGGATACGTCTGTTGTTGCAGGAACAATATACTACTATACAGTTTATGCCGTAGATACGAGTAACAATCGCTCAGCTATTTCGAATGTGGCAATGGTGACTACTGTTACGGATTCCTTTGCATTAGCGCCAGCAGCACCAACGGGATTGCAGGGAGTATCTCCAACACTGGCAGGTAATGATGGGAAAATTACAGGCCTGGATGCAGGTAAGACTTATCAATATAAACAAATCATTGATACAAACTGGGTAGATGTACCTTTATTAGCGACAGAAATTACAGGCTTAAGTGCAGGAATCTATGAAGTTCGTTTTGCAGCAAATGGAAGCACACCAGCAAGTTTATCAACACCAGTGTCTGTTCCAAGTGCAGGACAATCACAAGCACCCTCATCTATCCAATTGATTAATTATGAAACACCAGGCAATGATGTTGTTGCTGTACCTACATTGCCAATAGGCTCAATCATTAATGTATATGATGCAAGTACAAATGGCAATATTATTGGAAGTTTGACAGTTACGACTGTCTCTCAATTTAATATGGTAAACATTCTAGGAGGTTTTCCTCTAGGTCTTGATAAAGTGTATGTAACGGTGACAGAGAGCGGAAAAACAGAAAGTGCAAGGGTAGAAAAAGGCGTACCAACGACTTTCCCGAATGCGCCAGCGATTAATGATATTACGGTTACTGACAATGCCTTTGGGGCAGATACAGTGAAAGTGAAACTTCCTTCACCAATAAGCGATTATATAATTACTGTATATGATGTGTTAGGCAATCAATTAACATGGAGTTTACTACCTGATGGAATTGATGAAAAAACAATTTCGATTTTCTCTGGTTTTGCCAACGGAACAACTGAAATTGATGTAGCGATTGTAAAAGTAGCAGATAATGGGACACAATATGCGGAGAGTTTAAGAACGCGCATGAGCGTTGAGGCGCTAGGAACTTTAACTGTTACTTCACTGGATGATCCATTAAGCAATGACAAAGTAACTATCACAGTCACTGAATCAGCAGATGCAGGAAATGAGTTTGCTTATAAAGTTTTTGATGATGTGGTTGCAGTTATGACAGGTAAACCATCATTTAATACAGATGTATCTTCTTGGGATGCACTTCCACCAGATGGGAAAATTACGGCAGCTGCTGGCAAGTTCGTAGTTGTAGTAGAAAGAACAACAACAGATAAACTTGCAAGAAAGATGGGACAAGTTATTGCGAACACAGTAGCGAATAATCCATTATTAGAAACAGTTACGATAGACGGGAAAGATGGCGTCAGCTCTCAAGATGGGCAAATGGAAACGATTCGCCTGAAGTTTTCAGCAAATATTGATCCAGCGACAGTCAATATTAATTCATTTACTATTCCTGGTTATACTGTGGAGTCTATAAAAGTAACAGATAAAAATGGAAGAACACCGCTACTTAGTGATGGTGTAACACCTGATTCTAGGCATACTCAAGGTGAAAATCAATATATCACAATTCGAGTTGCACCAGTGACTGGCACCCACTTTACACCAACAGTTATTCAAAATCCAAGCGTATCTATAGTAGATATGAATGGCGTGCATATAACTGGGATTAATGTGACAGCAGTGGATCAAGCTGCACCAGTGATTATTAGTTCAGCTTTCGTTGACAATGATGGTTCTAACAATGTAAATGCAGGAGACAAGCTAACCGTTACTTTCTCAGAAGAAGTAAATGTTAATTCTGGTAATTTAGTTGAATTAGTGGATGATTTCACATTAAGCAATCAAACAAATCCTACATTTGCTTTTGCTAATGATGATATCTTTGCACTTTCAGGAAATACGGTCACGGTCACATTAGGTGCGACGACCGTATCAAAAATCGAACCAAATACAACTATTACAATAAGTGATAATGGTAACAATATTTCTTTAAGAGACGCTGCCTCTAATAAAGCGAAGCCTCAAAAAGAATTTGTAGATGAAAATTCTTATTCTATTTCAAAAACAATAGATATAACGAATATTCCATTATCTACTTTACCAGCACCTACTGCAATAAAAGCACAAGGAACGAATGCAGGAACAATAAAGCTGACAGGCTTAACAAGTAGTGTTACTTATGAATATATAGTTGATGACAGTGCCACAACATCTGCTAGTACAAATTGGGCAGGGGCAGTAACAGCTCCCCTAATAGGAATCACTGAAATTGACAATATTCAGATCAATGCAGGGCAATATGTGCATATTCGTGTAGCTGCACCACCAGGGCAGCCAACAAATGCTATACAAGACATAGGGCAAATTGAATTAATTGATATTAAGCCTGCTGCAGCACCTGATATTTATACATCGTTACCGTCTAATGCAGGATTCACAAAATTATATAATTTTGATTCTAATCAGAGCTATGAATATTTTGTTGATAATAATAATAGCGCAGCAGATAATGCACCAGAATGGGCAACTGCTACACCTATAACGGGGGTTCCTTCTCTGGAAATTCAGGCTAGCTCCCCACAATATATTCATATCCGTATAAAAGCAACCGCAGAAAAACCTGCATCTTATATAAAAAGTCTTCCAGGGGTAGCTACTCCCCCTTAA